A portion of the Vibrio coralliirubri genome contains these proteins:
- a CDS encoding YadA C-terminal domain-containing protein — protein sequence MKKTILALAISAVSFGAAAAAPSEVDIVNTQLTGSEFTNNLPDGVAKIGKVSVDADGVITYSTFDADGVETSGLTFDTQNGDTIYTGENVLDALLVNHDKGTNVDHQEMRNLTDSEKSTLRTNVVKNTTANGFTNLDLASKHGIEDLSVVTFTVNADEVLVDTNGSAPNGEVLLSKEEMTQAAKNAVVEQAQARYPSQPVEPVEPVEPINGGEIRDADDFNEIMAKWDKDASITTQQTGDKVLTYVDPESGATQHINLSEMTNDQVEILIGQMKDYGNNLDSHTKVQVREHIRTQVENRETLANVQKVDLLNKIAVRHAEDGTAAPKFEIIAGEDGAMADTRLQVTDKNGNVHTLTQEQLDTALVEAKQLIKEEVAKRTDAGTPPVESPVVDPAKAKEAIQKLVDSGANLVDAGKVAQAQAQAQGQAQAAQQQAQIDEIYAQGQTNANDIQTLFGEVDRLDTRIDQTQALNAATVNARPMVVDGQTAFGAGVGYAGSEAALAIGVAHSFEESAWSVSGTVAATSDDVVLGAGTQYTF from the coding sequence ATGAAAAAAACTATTCTAGCACTAGCAATTTCAGCGGTTTCTTTTGGCGCAGCAGCAGCAGCACCAAGCGAGGTTGATATTGTTAACACTCAACTTACTGGTTCTGAGTTTACAAATAACCTTCCAGATGGTGTTGCTAAAATCGGTAAAGTTTCTGTTGATGCTGATGGTGTTATTACTTACTCAACGTTCGATGCAGATGGTGTTGAAACTTCAGGTTTAACGTTTGATACACAAAATGGCGACACTATTTACACAGGCGAAAACGTTCTTGACGCTCTTTTGGTAAATCACGATAAAGGTACAAACGTTGATCATCAAGAAATGCGTAATCTAACTGATTCAGAAAAATCAACGTTACGTACAAATGTAGTTAAAAACACAACTGCTAACGGTTTTACTAACCTTGATCTTGCATCAAAGCACGGTATTGAAGATTTATCAGTTGTTACATTTACAGTTAACGCTGACGAAGTTTTAGTTGATACAAATGGTTCTGCGCCAAACGGTGAAGTTCTTCTTTCTAAAGAAGAAATGACACAAGCGGCAAAAAATGCAGTTGTTGAACAAGCGCAAGCACGTTACCCGTCACAACCAGTTGAACCAGTTGAACCAGTTGAACCTATCAACGGTGGTGAAATTCGCGATGCTGACGATTTCAACGAAATCATGGCAAAGTGGGATAAAGACGCTTCAATCACAACACAGCAAACTGGTGATAAGGTTCTAACGTATGTAGATCCAGAATCAGGTGCAACACAACACATTAATCTTTCTGAAATGACAAATGATCAGGTTGAAATTCTGATTGGTCAGATGAAAGATTACGGTAACAATCTTGATTCACACACTAAAGTTCAAGTTCGTGAACATATCCGTACACAAGTTGAAAACCGTGAAACGTTAGCAAATGTACAAAAAGTTGATTTGCTAAACAAAATCGCTGTTCGTCATGCAGAAGATGGTACAGCAGCACCTAAATTTGAAATCATTGCGGGTGAAGATGGTGCAATGGCTGATACACGTTTACAAGTAACTGACAAAAACGGCAACGTTCACACGCTAACACAAGAACAGTTAGATACTGCTTTGGTTGAAGCAAAGCAATTAATCAAAGAAGAAGTTGCGAAGCGTACAGACGCAGGTACACCACCAGTTGAATCACCAGTTGTTGACCCGGCAAAAGCTAAAGAAGCAATTCAAAAGTTAGTTGATTCAGGTGCAAACCTTGTTGACGCAGGTAAGGTTGCTCAAGCTCAAGCTCAAGCTCAAGGACAAGCACAAGCAGCACAACAACAAGCACAGATTGATGAAATCTATGCACAAGGTCAAACGAATGCTAACGATATTCAAACGCTATTTGGTGAAGTTGACCGCCTTGATACACGTATCGACCAAACACAAGCGCTTAATGCTGCTACAGTGAACGCTCGTCCAATGGTTGTAGATGGTCAAACGGCATTCGGCGCGGGTGTTGGTTACGCTGGCTCTGAGGCTGCACTAGCAATCGGTGTTGCACACAGCTTTGAAGAATCTGCATGGTCTGTATCAGGCACTGTTGCAGCAACTTCAGATGATGTTGTACTAGGCGCAGGTACGCAGTACACGTTCTAA
- a CDS encoding NAD(P)H nitroreductase encodes MDALDLLLNRRSIAKLSDPAPEGVALENIIKAGLRAPDHGALTPWRFVIAQGSGLQKLSDILVRAAEADESEEAVIEKVKKAPFRAPMVITVIAKVTEHEKVPAIEQHLSAGCAAQAMQMAAVAQGFQGFWRSGKWMFHPEVHQAFGLEGDDEIVGFLYLGTPGCTPMKVPERDFSKFVEFL; translated from the coding sequence ATGGATGCTTTGGATCTATTGCTCAACAGACGCTCAATCGCAAAACTCTCTGATCCGGCACCTGAAGGTGTGGCGTTAGAAAACATCATCAAGGCAGGACTGCGTGCGCCAGACCACGGTGCACTAACACCATGGCGCTTTGTTATCGCGCAAGGTTCAGGCCTACAGAAGCTTTCAGACATCTTGGTGCGCGCCGCTGAAGCGGATGAAAGCGAAGAAGCGGTTATCGAGAAAGTAAAAAAAGCGCCGTTCCGAGCTCCAATGGTGATCACCGTAATTGCAAAAGTCACTGAGCACGAGAAAGTGCCTGCTATCGAACAACATCTGTCCGCGGGTTGCGCTGCACAGGCGATGCAAATGGCCGCAGTCGCACAAGGTTTCCAAGGCTTTTGGCGCTCAGGTAAATGGATGTTCCACCCAGAAGTACACCAAGCATTTGGCCTAGAAGGCGACGATGAAATTGTTGGTTTCCTATACCTAGGCACTCCGGGCTGTACGCCAATGAAGGTACCAGAACGCGACTTCTCTAAGTTCGTTGAGTTCTTATAA
- the ansA gene encoding asparaginase codes for MERKHIYIAYTGGTIGMQKSIDHGYVPVAGFMDKQLAGMPEFHRPEMPEYTIHEYSPLMDSSDMTPLDWQTIADDIRANYDKYDGFVILHGTDTMAYTASALSFMLENLGKPVIVTGSQIPLAELRSDGQANLLNALHIAANYPINEVTLFFNNKLMRGNRSTKSHADGFNAFTSPNLNPLLEAGINIQLSNNVKVNEQPEGAFKVHNITPQPIGVITMYPGISHEVIRNTLLQPVNAMILLTFGVGNAPQNPELLQHLKDASERGVIVVNLTQCLAGKVNMGGYATGCALAEAGVVSGYDMTPEAALAKLHYLLSQNLGYEEVKAQMQQVLRGEMSL; via the coding sequence ATGGAAAGAAAACACATCTATATCGCGTACACCGGCGGCACAATTGGCATGCAGAAGTCTATTGACCACGGCTATGTTCCTGTCGCAGGTTTCATGGATAAGCAGCTAGCTGGCATGCCTGAATTCCATCGCCCAGAGATGCCTGAGTACACCATTCACGAATACTCTCCATTAATGGACTCTTCAGATATGACGCCACTTGATTGGCAGACTATCGCTGATGACATTCGCGCGAACTACGATAAGTACGATGGTTTCGTTATCCTGCATGGTACAGACACTATGGCTTACACTGCCTCTGCACTGTCTTTCATGCTTGAAAACCTCGGCAAACCTGTGATTGTTACGGGCTCTCAGATCCCATTAGCAGAGCTTCGTTCAGACGGACAAGCAAACCTGCTGAATGCGCTACACATTGCGGCAAACTACCCAATCAACGAAGTGACACTGTTCTTCAACAACAAGTTGATGCGTGGTAACCGCAGCACTAAATCACACGCAGATGGCTTCAATGCGTTTACGTCTCCAAACCTGAATCCTTTGCTAGAAGCGGGTATCAATATCCAACTTAGCAATAATGTAAAAGTAAACGAACAACCTGAAGGTGCTTTCAAGGTTCATAACATTACTCCGCAACCTATCGGCGTAATCACAATGTACCCAGGCATCTCACACGAAGTTATCCGTAACACGCTATTACAACCTGTTAACGCGATGATTCTGCTTACTTTCGGTGTGGGTAACGCACCACAAAATCCAGAACTGCTTCAGCACCTGAAAGATGCTTCAGAGCGCGGTGTTATTGTGGTGAACCTAACTCAATGTTTGGCTGGTAAAGTCAACATGGGTGGTTACGCGACGGGTTGTGCACTAGCAGAAGCGGGCGTTGTCAGTGGTTACGATATGACACCAGAAGCGGCACTGGCGAAATTGCATTATCTATTAAGCCAAAACCTAGGCTACGAAGAAGTGAAGGCTCAGATGCAACAAGTGTTGCGCGGTGAGATGAGCTTATAA
- the sppA gene encoding signal peptide peptidase SppA gives MKKIFKFIGMIFKGIWKLITFVRLALVNLVFLLSIAIIYFVYFHSDTAQPTVPQDSALVLNLSGPIVEQSRYINPMDSVTGSLLGKDLPKENILFDIVETIRYAKDDDKVTGIVLALKELPETNLTKLRYIAKALNEFKATGKPIYAVGDFYNQSQYYLASYATKVFLSPDGGVLLKGYSAYSLYYKTLLEKLDVNTHVFRVGTYKSAIEPFIRDDMSDAAKESASRWLSQLWGAYVDDVSNNRQIDAKTLNPSMDTFLKELESVDGDIAKLAEKLGLVDELATRQQVRLELADVFGSDGQDSYNAFGYYEYRATMLPDMTSESHDVAVIVASGAIMDGKQPRGTVGGDTTAALLRQARNDDKVKAVVLRVDSPGGSAFASEVIRNEIEAIKQAGKPVVVSMSSLAASGGYWISMGADKILAQPTTLTGSIGIFSVITTFEKGLNDIGVYTDGVGTSPFSGLGITTGLSDGAKDAFQMGIENGYRRFISLVGENRGLEVDAVDKIAQGRVWTGQDAIQKGLVDEIGDFDDAVAAAASLAELESYNIYWVEEPLSATEQFIQEFMNQVQMSIGLDIQSMIPSSLQPVTQQLAQDSQLLGNFNDPQGRYAFCLNCQVQ, from the coding sequence ATGAAAAAAATATTCAAATTTATAGGCATGATCTTTAAAGGGATTTGGAAGCTCATTACGTTTGTACGTCTTGCGCTGGTTAACCTAGTCTTTTTACTCAGTATCGCCATCATCTACTTTGTGTACTTCCATTCAGATACGGCTCAACCGACGGTTCCACAGGATTCGGCTTTAGTGCTTAACCTGTCTGGCCCTATTGTGGAACAAAGTCGCTATATCAATCCGATGGATTCGGTCACCGGTTCGCTGCTTGGCAAAGACCTTCCAAAAGAGAACATCCTGTTTGATATCGTTGAAACGATTCGCTACGCAAAAGACGATGACAAGGTTACTGGTATCGTTTTAGCACTCAAAGAGCTGCCAGAAACCAACCTGACCAAGCTACGCTACATTGCTAAAGCGTTGAATGAGTTCAAAGCAACAGGCAAACCGATTTATGCGGTAGGTGACTTTTACAACCAAAGCCAATACTACCTAGCCAGCTACGCAACTAAAGTCTTCCTATCACCAGATGGTGGGGTTCTTCTTAAAGGCTATAGCGCTTACTCGCTTTACTACAAAACCTTACTAGAGAAGCTAGACGTAAACACGCACGTGTTCCGTGTGGGTACTTATAAGTCAGCTATTGAGCCTTTCATTCGTGATGACATGTCAGACGCAGCGAAAGAGTCCGCTTCTCGTTGGTTAAGCCAACTATGGGGTGCGTACGTTGATGACGTCAGCAACAACCGTCAGATCGACGCTAAAACACTGAACCCAAGCATGGACACCTTCTTGAAAGAACTTGAGTCTGTAGATGGTGACATTGCAAAACTGGCTGAGAAACTTGGCTTAGTGGATGAGTTAGCGACACGCCAACAAGTTCGACTAGAGCTTGCCGATGTTTTCGGCAGTGACGGCCAAGACAGCTACAACGCGTTTGGTTATTACGAATACCGTGCAACCATGCTTCCGGATATGACCAGTGAATCTCACGACGTTGCCGTGATTGTAGCAAGCGGCGCAATTATGGATGGCAAGCAACCACGTGGCACAGTTGGCGGAGATACCACTGCAGCCCTACTGCGCCAAGCACGTAACGACGATAAAGTGAAAGCCGTTGTACTTCGTGTCGATAGCCCAGGTGGCAGTGCCTTTGCTTCAGAAGTGATTCGTAATGAAATAGAAGCGATCAAGCAAGCTGGTAAACCGGTTGTTGTGTCGATGTCGAGCCTTGCGGCTTCAGGTGGTTACTGGATCTCGATGGGTGCGGATAAGATCCTAGCTCAACCAACTACACTAACGGGGTCGATTGGTATATTCAGTGTTATCACCACCTTCGAAAAAGGGCTGAATGATATTGGTGTTTACACGGATGGCGTTGGCACCTCACCTTTCTCAGGTCTTGGTATTACAACTGGGCTTAGCGATGGCGCGAAAGACGCGTTCCAAATGGGCATTGAAAACGGATACCGCCGATTCATCAGCCTAGTTGGAGAGAATCGCGGTCTGGAAGTCGATGCGGTCGACAAGATTGCTCAAGGCCGAGTTTGGACAGGTCAAGATGCGATTCAGAAAGGCTTAGTCGATGAGATTGGTGATTTCGATGATGCGGTTGCAGCTGCGGCTTCACTTGCAGAGCTTGAAAGCTACAACATCTACTGGGTAGAAGAGCCACTTTCGGCCACTGAACAATTTATTCAAGAATTTATGAACCAAGTTCAGATGTCGATAGGCCTAGATATTCAATCGATGATACCAAGCAGTTTACAGCCAGTTACTCAACAGTTAGCTCAAGATAGCCAGCTGTTAGGCAACTTTAACGACCCACAAGGCCGATACGCTTTCTGCTTAAATTGCCAAGTTCAATAA
- a CDS encoding NADPH-dependent 2,4-dienoyl-CoA reductase, with amino-acid sequence MSAMYPHLLEPLDLGFTQLRNRVLMGSMHTGLEENKEGLHKLAAFYEERAKGGVGLIVTGGFSPNLRGRLTPFSAEFSKVKHAKAHQVVTEAVHKHGGKIALQLLHAGRYAMHPFAQSASGIKAPIAKFAPSEMSPRQIKKTIGAFANSAELAQVAGYDGIEIMGSEGYLINQFICKRTNMRYDEWGGSYEKRMRFPLEIVKSIREAVGKDFIIIFRLSMLDLVEQGSTFEDVVLLAQKLEEAGVTIINTGIGWHEARVPTIATQVPRGAFSWVTEKVKPYVSIPVVTCNRINTPEEAERILSSGQADMVSMARPFLADPDFVNKAAQDQAKFINTCIGCNQACLDNVFKGKRASCLVNPRACYETEIVVQPAQATKTIAVVGAGPAGLACATTLAQRGHKVDLIEKNDRIGGQFRLAMQIPGKEEFRETIRYFANQIDASGVNLKLDTEATFEMLLKYDEVVMAAGVEPRKLDIEGIDQENVVDYQTLIREKTPVGEKVAIVGAGGIGVDVATMLTEPTSHSLDDWLHEWGIDKNMEHPGGLYPYPDSFSDKTVWVMQRKAGRVGKGPGKTTGWIHKRTLEKRGVNLLGGVSYNKIDDKGLHISVGKQDQVLDADSVIVCAGQVSVRPFEDMWQEFGGKLHVIGGADYAGELDAVRAIRQGVELAIKL; translated from the coding sequence ATGTCTGCCATGTACCCACATTTACTTGAACCACTCGATCTTGGATTTACCCAGTTACGTAACCGTGTATTGATGGGATCAATGCATACAGGTTTAGAAGAAAATAAAGAAGGTCTCCACAAACTCGCCGCGTTTTATGAAGAGCGAGCAAAAGGAGGCGTTGGCCTTATTGTTACCGGTGGTTTCTCTCCTAATTTACGTGGCAGATTGACCCCATTTAGTGCTGAATTCAGTAAAGTGAAGCACGCAAAAGCTCACCAAGTTGTTACCGAAGCCGTGCACAAGCATGGCGGTAAGATTGCCCTCCAGTTGCTGCATGCAGGTCGCTATGCAATGCATCCATTCGCGCAAAGTGCTTCGGGTATTAAAGCGCCAATCGCTAAGTTCGCACCGAGCGAGATGAGCCCTCGTCAGATCAAAAAGACCATCGGTGCCTTTGCCAATAGTGCGGAGCTAGCTCAGGTTGCTGGCTATGACGGCATTGAGATCATGGGCTCGGAAGGTTACTTGATTAACCAATTCATCTGTAAGCGTACTAACATGCGTTACGACGAATGGGGCGGCTCTTACGAGAAGCGTATGCGTTTCCCGCTAGAGATCGTTAAATCGATTCGCGAAGCGGTGGGTAAAGATTTCATTATTATTTTCCGACTGTCGATGCTTGATTTGGTTGAGCAAGGCAGCACCTTTGAAGACGTTGTTCTTTTGGCTCAGAAGCTAGAAGAAGCGGGCGTGACGATCATCAATACCGGAATTGGTTGGCATGAAGCTCGTGTTCCGACTATCGCGACGCAAGTACCACGAGGCGCATTCTCTTGGGTGACGGAAAAAGTGAAACCATACGTGTCGATCCCAGTGGTGACATGTAACCGAATTAACACGCCAGAAGAGGCCGAACGTATCCTCAGTTCAGGACAGGCCGACATGGTTTCAATGGCGCGTCCTTTCTTGGCGGATCCAGACTTTGTTAATAAAGCCGCTCAAGACCAAGCAAAGTTCATTAATACCTGTATCGGTTGTAACCAAGCTTGTCTTGATAACGTGTTTAAGGGTAAGCGAGCGAGCTGTTTGGTGAACCCACGCGCTTGTTACGAGACTGAAATCGTTGTTCAACCTGCTCAAGCGACTAAGACCATTGCAGTTGTCGGTGCAGGCCCTGCAGGTTTAGCTTGTGCCACGACTCTAGCGCAACGTGGACACAAGGTTGACTTGATTGAGAAAAATGACCGTATCGGCGGCCAGTTTAGATTGGCAATGCAGATTCCGGGTAAAGAAGAATTCAGAGAAACGATTCGTTACTTTGCAAACCAAATCGACGCATCAGGTGTGAACCTGAAACTGGATACTGAAGCAACGTTTGAGATGTTGTTGAAGTACGATGAAGTGGTGATGGCAGCGGGTGTTGAACCAAGAAAGCTCGATATTGAGGGCATCGACCAAGAAAACGTGGTCGATTATCAAACCTTGATTCGCGAAAAGACACCAGTAGGCGAAAAGGTCGCAATTGTTGGTGCTGGTGGTATTGGTGTCGATGTGGCAACCATGCTAACCGAGCCTACTTCTCACAGTTTAGATGACTGGCTGCATGAGTGGGGCATTGATAAGAATATGGAACACCCGGGTGGGCTTTACCCTTACCCTGATTCGTTCAGTGACAAAACGGTTTGGGTGATGCAACGTAAAGCGGGTCGTGTTGGTAAAGGTCCGGGCAAGACTACTGGTTGGATTCATAAGCGCACCCTAGAAAAACGCGGTGTAAACCTTTTAGGCGGCGTGAGCTACAACAAGATTGATGATAAAGGTCTGCATATCAGCGTTGGTAAGCAAGATCAGGTGCTCGATGCCGATTCGGTTATCGTATGTGCAGGTCAGGTGTCAGTTCGTCCATTCGAAGATATGTGGCAAGAATTTGGTGGCAAACTGCATGTGATAGGCGGTGCTGATTACGCGGGTGAACTGGATGCAGTGCGCGCAATTCGTCAAGGAGTTGAGCTGGCTATTAAGTTATAG
- a CDS encoding YeaC family protein, whose translation MDAEQLLSAMTPEVYERLTYAVETGKWPEGTALSKEQRDSCMQAVMLYQSKHNSEAQHMTIAAGGEISFKSKSELKKQFKSDQEDIVRVNPNH comes from the coding sequence ATGGATGCAGAACAACTTCTTAGCGCAATGACACCCGAGGTCTACGAACGTTTAACCTACGCAGTTGAAACGGGTAAATGGCCAGAAGGTACGGCGCTCTCAAAAGAACAGCGCGACTCATGTATGCAAGCGGTTATGTTATACCAATCTAAACATAACTCTGAAGCTCAACATATGACAATTGCAGCTGGTGGTGAGATTAGCTTTAAATCTAAGTCTGAACTAAAGAAACAGTTTAAGTCAGATCAAGAAGACATTGTTAGGGTTAACCCGAATCATTAG
- a CDS encoding DUF3080 domain-containing protein → MNAGHLSNLVKHSTLFCLTVMLAGCFSDGPGDLFDDYQTKIARVQDADEIKEEWEFESLPRKRELLLDVPSLSIGLIDSYQLRQCGLFNLIAERNSVLGKVADEFRNYDYQAALLEGVGKCLSSNELDPEIVELLREIEQQKLAQFPLHQWNLIYASDAMQSQMRGSQWLSADIGDQVRQTSDALQHINQALNIPLVSGRTTEVQEILEKSSTLGDLYYSLTRASAELDTITKQLTTFDDNIICGKQRDTTKFRYLNNVFEQQYIGKVQPYMAQLDGYYQQLAPQLGMFDAQPELHSYYFPIQDAHQAFRASTRRHVDYWQQLFKRCDRKVGR, encoded by the coding sequence ATGAATGCAGGGCATCTCTCAAACCTAGTTAAGCACTCAACGCTGTTTTGTCTGACAGTGATGCTAGCTGGCTGTTTCAGTGATGGTCCCGGCGACTTGTTCGACGACTATCAAACCAAGATAGCCAGAGTACAAGATGCTGACGAGATAAAAGAGGAATGGGAATTTGAAAGCCTACCGAGAAAACGAGAACTGCTGCTTGACGTGCCCTCACTCTCTATCGGCCTCATCGACAGCTACCAGCTTCGTCAATGTGGACTGTTCAATCTGATAGCAGAAAGAAATTCGGTTCTGGGCAAGGTCGCGGATGAGTTTCGTAATTACGATTATCAAGCCGCGCTACTTGAAGGTGTGGGTAAATGTTTATCCAGTAATGAATTAGACCCAGAGATCGTAGAATTACTAAGAGAAATTGAGCAACAGAAACTCGCACAGTTTCCACTACATCAATGGAATCTCATCTATGCCAGTGATGCGATGCAGTCACAAATGCGGGGTAGTCAGTGGTTGAGCGCTGATATCGGCGATCAGGTACGACAAACCAGTGATGCCTTACAACACATCAATCAAGCGTTAAACATTCCGCTCGTTTCCGGCAGAACCACTGAGGTTCAAGAAATCTTAGAGAAGAGCTCTACGCTCGGGGATTTATACTACTCGCTCACGCGAGCTTCGGCCGAACTTGATACCATCACCAAACAGCTGACAACTTTTGATGACAATATCATCTGTGGTAAACAACGAGACACGACCAAGTTTCGTTATCTCAACAATGTATTCGAGCAACAATACATAGGTAAGGTTCAGCCTTACATGGCGCAACTGGATGGCTACTATCAGCAGTTAGCCCCGCAACTAGGAATGTTTGACGCGCAACCTGAACTGCACAGTTATTACTTTCCCATTCAAGATGCACATCAAGCTTTTCGAGCATCAACTCGTCGCCATGTCGACTATTGGCAGCAGCTGTTTAAGCGCTGTGACCGTAAAGTTGGTCGTTAA
- a CDS encoding DNA topoisomerase III, with product MSRLIIAEKPSLGRAIAAALPNPQKKDQGFIKCGNGDVVTWCIGHLLEQVEPDAYDDRYKKWNLADLPIVPEQWQLRPRKTSSKQLTVIRKLLKDATQIVHAGDPDREGQLLVDEVIDYCKVSKSKKESMDRLLISDLNLPAVKRALSQMRSNRDFIPLSISALARSRADWLYGMNMTRAYTLLGQKAGYQGVLSVGRVQTPVLGLVVRRDEEIENFIPKDYFTLHALIPYQNNGQSFDIRARWKPSEACKPWQDEEGRVLNRKLVENVANRIANQPATVTESEQKQSKQAAPLPYSLSALQIDASKRFGMSAQQVLDTCQSLYEKHKLITYPRSDSRYLPKEHYSQRESIVDAIANNAKELQSGAQGADLSLKSKAWNDSKVDAHHAIIPTPKKSSVNGLSANEMKIYQQIARQYLMQFYPPAVFADAKLVFDIAGGVFIAKGRQLINPGWKVLMGKTDTEEKGDGTDTVPPLDKGTVLTCREGVIGDKKTEPPKHFTEATLLQAMTGIARFVANKDLKAILKETDGLGTEATRAGILDTLFKRQLLTRQGKSIHSSPAGRGLIHALPEDSTFPDMTAHWEHQLQGMAERNQAYQPFMQALESKIDGLMGKVKTGEVPESLRHLPKVERPAFKRRKSGGAKKSYAKTGTYAKKGTSAKKSTKS from the coding sequence ATGTCTCGCCTTATTATTGCTGAAAAACCAAGCCTCGGCCGCGCGATCGCCGCTGCACTACCGAATCCACAGAAGAAAGACCAAGGGTTTATCAAATGTGGTAATGGAGATGTGGTGACTTGGTGTATTGGACACTTATTGGAACAGGTTGAGCCGGATGCTTATGATGACCGTTATAAGAAGTGGAACTTAGCCGATCTTCCTATCGTACCAGAGCAATGGCAACTAAGACCGCGTAAGACGTCAAGCAAACAGCTCACGGTGATCCGAAAGCTATTGAAGGACGCGACCCAAATTGTCCATGCGGGAGACCCGGATAGAGAAGGGCAGCTGTTGGTTGATGAAGTGATTGATTATTGCAAGGTGTCTAAGTCTAAGAAAGAGTCGATGGACAGGCTATTGATCAGCGACTTGAACTTACCTGCTGTGAAGCGGGCGCTCTCTCAAATGCGCAGCAACCGCGACTTTATTCCACTGTCTATTTCTGCATTAGCGCGATCTAGAGCCGATTGGTTGTATGGCATGAACATGACTCGTGCTTATACCTTGTTAGGTCAAAAGGCGGGCTACCAAGGCGTGTTGTCGGTCGGACGAGTGCAAACGCCAGTGCTTGGTTTGGTTGTAAGACGTGATGAAGAAATCGAGAATTTCATTCCTAAAGATTACTTCACTCTACACGCTTTGATCCCTTATCAAAACAACGGCCAGAGCTTTGATATTCGAGCGCGTTGGAAACCAAGCGAAGCATGTAAACCATGGCAAGATGAAGAAGGTCGCGTGCTCAATCGAAAGCTGGTTGAGAACGTGGCTAACCGAATTGCGAATCAACCCGCGACGGTGACGGAATCAGAGCAAAAGCAAAGTAAACAAGCTGCGCCACTGCCTTACTCGCTGTCAGCTTTGCAGATTGATGCGTCTAAGCGTTTTGGTATGAGTGCTCAGCAGGTGTTAGATACGTGTCAGTCTTTGTACGAGAAACACAAGCTCATCACTTACCCACGCTCTGATAGCCGCTATCTACCTAAAGAGCACTACTCGCAGCGAGAATCGATCGTTGATGCTATCGCTAACAATGCCAAAGAGCTGCAAAGTGGCGCTCAAGGTGCGGACCTTTCTCTTAAATCCAAAGCATGGAACGACAGCAAAGTCGATGCTCACCACGCAATAATCCCAACACCGAAGAAATCATCGGTGAATGGCCTGTCTGCCAACGAGATGAAGATCTATCAGCAAATCGCTCGTCAGTATCTAATGCAATTCTACCCACCGGCGGTTTTTGCCGATGCAAAGTTAGTCTTTGATATCGCTGGTGGTGTGTTCATTGCAAAAGGGCGCCAGCTTATCAACCCGGGCTGGAAAGTGTTGATGGGCAAAACGGACACTGAAGAAAAAGGGGATGGCACGGATACGGTTCCCCCATTGGATAAAGGTACGGTTTTGACGTGTCGTGAAGGCGTGATTGGTGATAAGAAAACGGAGCCACCAAAACACTTTACGGAAGCGACGTTGCTTCAAGCGATGACAGGTATCGCGCGTTTTGTTGCGAACAAAGACCTTAAAGCTATTTTGAAAGAGACCGATGGCCTTGGCACAGAAGCGACCCGTGCAGGCATTCTAGATACCCTTTTCAAAAGACAACTGCTAACGCGCCAAGGTAAGAGCATTCACAGTAGCCCAGCGGGCAGAGGCTTGATTCATGCCTTACCTGAGGATTCTACCTTCCCAGACATGACGGCACACTGGGAGCACCAATTGCAAGGTATGGCTGAACGAAATCAAGCGTATCAACCTTTCATGCAAGCGTTAGAAAGCAAGATTGATGGTTTGATGGGCAAGGTAAAAACCGGCGAAGTTCCTGAGTCTCTGCGCCATCTTCCTAAAGTCGAGAGACCTGCGTTCAAACGCCGTAAAAGCGGTGGTGCGAAGAAGTCTTATGCCAAGACAGGTACGTATGCTAAGAAAGGAACTTCCGCTAAAAAGAGCACCAAAAGCTAA